GCTCGTCGGGACCGCTGCGGAAGGAATTGGGTAAGGCTGGATTCATCGAATCATCAACTCTTCGGTGGCGCGCGCGGCGCGGATGAAGGCGCGGATCATCTCGGGGTCCTTGACGCCGGGCGTGCGCTCGACGCCCGAGGAAACATCGACGCCGCCGGCGCGGGTGACGCGCACGGCCTCCGCGACATTCCCGGCATGGAGACCGCCGGAGACCATGAACGGCAGTTTGAGGTCGAGATTTTCGAGCACATGCCAGTCGAATACCGCGCCGAGGCCGCCCGGACGTGTGGCGTGCTTGGGAGCACGGGCGTCGAACAGGATGCGGTCGGCGACGGCGGCATAGCCGGGCAACGGCACGAGATCGGCCGCGGTCTCGACCGGAAGCGCTTTCATGACCGGCAATCGGAAGGTCCGTTTGATGTCGCGCAGCCGCGCCACGGTTTCCTTGCCGTGCAGCTGCAGAATGTCGGGCTGCAGCACCTCGACGATATTGCCGAGCGTGGCGTCGTCGGCATCAACGGTGAGCGCCACCTTGACGGCGCGGCCCTTGGCCTGGCGGCCGAGATCACGCGCCGTCTCGAGAGAGAGATGCCGCGGTGACGGCGGAAAGAACACGAACCCTACCATGTCGGCGCCAGCCTGCAGCGCGACGTCGAGCGTCTCGCGCGTGGACAGGCCGCAAATTTTGACGAGCAGGGACATGGTTCCTTCGGGCAACGAAAACAGGGACTTTAAACCGGGCTGACGGGGCGGGTTCTACAACGTCGCGCCCTGCTTGTCTCGCCCGCCGGACCCGTAACCGCCGCCCTGCGTCAGCGCCGGAAGGCGCTGCGGATCGCCGCGCCAGGCCGCCTGGCTTGCGCGGAGATCGGCCAGTTGCGTCCGGGCCGCCCGCGCCTCGGCCTCGTGCTGACGCGCGGCGCGCCGCCAGTGGCGCTGCCGGAACCAGGTCGCGGAGCCGCCCGCCACCACGCCGAGGATCGCCACCGCGATGATGACGACGAACAGCGGCAGCGTCACCCCGACCGTCGGATAGGTCGAATTGAACGGGTCGAACGACACCGTCACCAGATGCCGGTTGGCGACCGCGAAGATGACGAAGAACAGGCCAAGGGGAATGACGACCAGAGCCGTGAGAAACTTTCGCATGACCATCTCTCGCGTTGACGGAGGCCCTTGGCCCATTCCGCTAGTGGCTTGCGAACCCCACGGCCAACCGGCGTAAAACGCCTACGCGCCGGCGTCGGAAGCCCCGCTGTCGCGGTTCAGCCGTTCGCGCATTTCCTTGCCGGTCTTGAAAAACGGAACGCTCTTCTGATCGACCGGCACATGCGCGCCGGTGCGCGGATTGCGGCCGGCGCGGGCGGGGCGATGCTTCACCGAGAACGCGCCGAAGCCGCGCAGCTCGACCCGGTCGCCGCGCGCCAGGGCTGCCACGATCTCATCGAGGATCGCGTTCACAATATTCTCGACATCCCGCTGGTAAAGATGCGGGTTGTGCTCGGCGATACGCTGAACAAGTTCGGATTTGATCATCGAGACTGGGACCCGGGAACGTGCGGATATCCATTTCCGTGAAAATACCTTGAACTGTCAAGACGCTAAATCAATTTTGGGCGGCGCGAAAAGGCGTGACAAACGGCCGGATTGGGGATTGTGACGATACCCGCAATGCGGGAGGACCGGACCGGCACCGGATTTTTACGGATCAATTGCCCCCCGCAGGTTGCCACAGCGCCAGCATTCCATCCAGACCGAGGCGATCGACGGCCTGGGCGAGGCCGGCGTGCTCGACCTGCCGCGCGATCGCGCTCAGGCCCAGCGCATCCAGCGTGATGGAAGCCGCGGTTCGCAGAAAAGTCAGGTCGCTGAGGTGCGGCGACAGTTTATAGTCGCGCACCGGCAGATCGGCCTTGACGCCCTTCTGCGCGACCAGCCACGCAATGGCGGTCTTCTCGTCGCCGAGCTGATCGACCATCTTGAGATCGAGCGCCTGGCGGCCGGTGAAGACCCGTCCGTCCGCGACCTTTTCGAGCAAGGCGTCGTCCATGCCGCGCCGGGATTTCACGAGGCCGCGAAACCATGCGTAGGAATCCTTCACCAGCGCATCCAGGGCTGCGCGCGCTTCCGGACTGGTCGGCTCGAACCCGTTGGGCGCTGCTTTCAGCGGCGAGGATTTCACTTCCTCGACCTTGACGCCGACGGTCTTCAACAGCTCGGTGAAATTCGGGTACTGGAACAGCACGCCGATCGAACCGACCAGCGAGCTTTGCTGCGCGACGATATGATCGGCCGCGATCGCGGTGATGTAGCCGCCCGACGCCGCCAGCCCCTCGACCACGACCACCATGGGCTTTTTGGCCTTCAGGCGCACCAGCGCGTCGTAGAGCTGCTCGGAGCCCGCGGTGGTGCCGCCGGGCGAATTGATGTGCACGACGACGGCCGCGGCGCGCGATTTTTCCAGCCGATCCAGCGCCTCGATGCGATCGTTGTTGCTGCGAATCAGGCCGTCGATATGAACCCGTGCAATCGATCCCGACGTCGTGAAGGTGCCGCGTCCGGCCGGCGTCGCGACCACGCCGACGGTGACGACGGCCGCGATCGCGACCACGGCGGCGACCACGCGCCAGAACGTCAGCTTGCGGCGTATCCGGCGGCGATCGACGATCACGTCTGAATCAAGCGACATCGAAAAATCTCCCAGCGAGCGGTCATGGAGGGATCGCACGGTGTTCTCCGCACAGCCCTAACATGTCGTGCCTCAATTACATCAATTGCGATGCAATATGAAGAAAACAAGGCCCCTTCTTCCTTCTCCCCTTGTGGGAGAAGGTGGCGCGCTTTGGAGCGCACTTGCGCTCCTGAGCGCGCCGGATGAGGGGTCTCTATCCACGGAGACATACCCCTCACCCGTCACGAACGCGCTCCGCGCCTTCGTGCCACCCTCTCCCACAAGGGGAGAGGGGAAAAGGAGCGGAGTCCGCTTCTCGAATCAACAAAAAGGCCCCGGTCGAAACCGGGGCCCGATTGATGAAGACGGAAAGCGCGAGGCCTACTTGTCGGTGCGCTGCTTGAGCGCGGTGCCGAGAATGTCGCCCAGCGTCGCCCCCGAATCGGAGGAGCCGTACTGCGCGATGGCTTCCTTCTCTTCGGCGACTTCCAGCGCCTTGATCGAGACCTGCACCTTGCGGGCCTTCTTGTCGAACTGGATCACCCGCGCATCGACCTTTTCGCCGACGGCGAAACGTTCGGCGCGCTGGTCGTTGCGATCACGGGCCAGTTCCGACCGCTTGATGAAGGTGGTGAAGTCGGTACCGGATATCTTGACCTCGATGCCGCTCTCCTTGACCTCGAGCACTTCGCAGGTCACGACCGCGCCCTTCTTGACGTCGCCCGGCTCGGCGAAGGGGTCGCCTTCGAGCTGCTTGACGCCGAGCGAGATGCGCTCCTTCTCGACATCGACGTCGAGCACCACGGCCTTGACCATGTCGCCCTTCTTGAAGTTGTCGATCACCTGCTCGCCCGGAAGCTTCCAGTCGAGATCGGACAGATGGACCATGCCGTCGACGTCGCCTTCGAGACCGAGGAACAGACCGAACTCGGTCTTGTTCTTGACCTCACCCTCGACCACCGAACCGACCGGGAACTTCTCGACGAACACTTCCCAGGGATTGCGCATGGTCTGCTTGAGGCCGAGCGAAATGCGGCGCTTGACCGAATCGACCTCGAGCACCTGCACTTCGACTTCCTGCGAGGTCGAAACGATCTTGCCGGGGTGCATGTTCTTCTTGGTCCACGACATTTCCGAGACGTGGATCAGGCCTTCGATGCCCGGTTCCAGTTCGACGAAAGCGCCGTAGTCGGTGATGTTGGTGACGCGGCCGGTGAAGCGCGCGTTCAGCGGATACTTGGCCTCGATGCCCTGCCACGGATCGTCCAGCAGCTGCTTCATGCCGAGCGAAATGCGGTGGGTCTCGTGGTTGATCTTGATGATCTTGACCTTCACGGTCTGGCCGATGGTGAGCACTTCGGTCGGGTGATTGACCCGGCGCCAGGCGATATCGGTGACGTGCAACAGGCCGTCGATGCCGCCGAGGTCGACGAACGCACCGTAGTCGGTGATGTTCTTGACGACGCCGTCGATCACCTGACCCTCTTCGAGGTTCTGCACCAGTTCCTGGCGCTGCTCGGCGCGGGTCTCTTCCAGAACCGTGCGGCGCGACACCACGATGTTGCCGCGGCGGCGATCCATCTTGAGGATCTGGAACGGCTGCGAATTGTTCATCAGGGGTGCGACGTCGCGGATCGGACGGATATCGACCTGGGAGCGCGGCAGGAACGCCACTGCGCCGTCGAGATCGACGGTGAAGCCGCCCTTGACCTGATTGAAGATGACGCCGTGCACCTTCTCGTTGTTGTTGAAGGCCTTCTCGAGCTTGCCCCAGCTTTCCTCGCGGCGCGCCTTGTCGCGCGACAGCACAGCTTCGCCGAGCGCATTCTCGATGCGGTCGAGAAACACCTCGACCTCGTCGCCGACCTTGAGATCGCTTTCGCGGCCGGGCCCTGCGAATTCGCGCAGCGCCACGCGGCCTTCGGTCTTCAGGCCGACGTCGATGACGGCCATGTCCTTCTCAATCGCAACTACCTTGCCCTTAATGACGGAGCTTTCCTGCAGATTGCCGCCGGCGAAGCTCTCGTCGAGCATCGCGGCAAAATCGTCGCGGGAAGGATTATATGAAGCAGCAGTCGAAGCCATTTGTTCTCCAGATGCGGGTAAAGCCGGCCATTCGGGTTAAAGGGCGTGTCGCGCGTGAAGTGTCAGGTTTCCGCAAACCCTGACGACCGCTATCCGCGAACAATTGCGAAAGCGGGCCGGCAGTATGACTGCACGTTCGATACGTTGATTGTGTCCGGGGCCTGAGCTTATCGATCTCGAAGCCGGGAGCGGGCTTTCCTCCAATGACGGCAGCGGTTTAGTTTGAGAGCGCTCAAACCCGCTGCCGGCCCGCTCGGACGGCCTCGACAATGTCGATGGCGGCCCTGACGCCGCCTTCTATATCCAAATGCGAGTTATCGAGCAAGTAAGCATCTGGGGCCGCTTTCAGGGGGGCTACAGCCCGGTTCTGGTCGCGTTCGTCGCGTTTGAGGATATCCGCCAGCACCAGGGCCTCGTCGGCCTCCTCGCCCCTCGCCCGTGCCTCCAGGGTCCGGCGCCGGGCCCGGACCTTGGGGTCGGCGATGACGAAGATCTTCACATCGGCGTTCGGGCAGATCACGGTTCCGATATCGCGGCCATCGAGCACTGCGCCGGGCGGATCGGCGGCGAATTGGCGCTGAAAATTGACCAATGCCTCCCGCACCTTGGGGATGGCCGAGACCACCGAGGCCGCCTCGCCCACCATTTGCGTCTTCAGCGCGGGATTTCCGAACTTTTCGGGATCGAGTTCCATCGCGACGGCGACCGCGCGGGCCTCGTCGGTGAGATCGGCGCCGGCGTCGAGCAGCGCCTTGGCCACCGCGCGATAGATCACGCCGGTATCGAGGTGACGATAGCCATAGTGATGGGCGAGCCGCTTGCCGAGCGTGCCCTTGCCTGAGGCGGCAGGTCCGTCGATGGCGATGATCATGAGAACTCCGCCCCCAGCCCGCGCATCATCGGGATGAAATCCGGAAACGAGGTGGCGATGAACGCCGTGTCGTCGACCTTGACCGGCTTGTCCGAGGCCAGCCCCATCGCCAGCGCCGACATCGCGATGCGATGATCCATATGGGTGGCGACGAGGCCGCCGCCGGGAACATGACCCCTGCCTTCGACGATCAGGTCGTCGCCCGAAATCTCGACCTTGACGCCGTTGACGCGCAGCATGGCGGCGGTGGCTTCCAGCCGGTCGGATTCCTTGACCCGCAATTCCTGCAGGCCGCGCATGATAGTGGTTCCCTCGGCAAAGGCGGCCGCGACCGCCAGCACCAGATATTCGTCGATCATCGACGGCGCGCGTTCGGGCGGAACCTCGACGCCGCGCAGCTTCGAGGCGCGCACCCGGAATTGCGCCATCGGTTCGCCGGCATCGCCGCGGACCTGGCTTTCCTCGATCGATCCGCCCATTTCGCGCAGCGTCGTGAACAGCCCGGTGCGCAGCGGATTGGTCATGACGTCGGACAGAACGAGGTCGGAATTTTCGACAATCAATGCCGCCACGATCGGAAACGCCGCGGAAGACGGATCGGCCGGCACCACGACCTCGGCGCCGTGCAGTTCGGGCTGGCCCGTGAGCGATATCTTGCGGCCGTGACTGCCTTCGCGGGTCGAGACGATCTCGGCGCCGAAGTGCTTCAGCATCAGCTCGGTGTGGTCGCGGCTCGCCTCGGTCTCGATCACGGTGGTGACGCCGGGCGCGGCCAGCCCCGCCAGCAACACCGCTGATTTGATCTGGGCCGAGGCCACCGGGGTGCGGTAGAGGATCGGCAGCGGATCGCGCGCGCCCTGCAGCGTCAGCGGCAGCCGGCCGCCTTCCCCGCTCGCCACCACCTTCGCCCCCATCAATTCCAGGGGATCGAGCACCCGCCGCATCGGCCTCGAGCGCAGCGAGGCGTCGCCGTCGAAAACCGCCGTGATCGGACAGCCGGCCACGGCCCCCATCACCAGCCGGCAGCCGGTGCCGGAATTGCCGAAGTCGAGCGCGGCCTGCGGTTCCGCGAACCCGCCAACACCGACCCCGCGCACGACCCAGGCGAAATCGCCGGTCCGTTCCACCTTCGCACCCAGCGCCCGCATCGATTTGGCGGTATTGAGCACGTCCTCGCCCTCGAGCAGGCCCGAAATCCGGGTTTCGCCGACCGCCAGCGCGCCCAGGATCAAGGCCCGATGGGAAATCGACTTGTCGCCGGGAACGCGGACTTTGCCGGTCAGGGGCCCACTGGCGCGGGATTCAAGGGGCCTCGGTTGGTCAGATTGGGTCAAGATTGTGTCCTCTACGGGGGCGGCAGGTATCACATGACCCGCACCGCGTCACGCGGCTGTCGGAATGCGCGCAGAGCGCTATTGACAGGGGCGCGGCAACTAGCCAAGTGAAGCACCGTTTTTCAGAAATTCCCAGGATTCCACACGTGGCCAAATCCGATCTCGGAACCAAACGCATTTGCCCGACGACGGGTAAAAAATTCTACGACCTCAACAAGAGCCCGGTGATCTCACCTTACACCGGGGAGGTCGTGCCGATTGCGCCGATTGCGCCGCCCCGGACCCGCGCCGATGCCGCGGCGCGCGCCGCTGCGGCATCCGCCGCCGCCAACGCCGAGGCAACGCCGGAGCCCGCGGAAGCCGAAGAATTGGTGTCGCTCGAGGAAGCCGATGCCGAAGAGAACACCGGCAAGGTCAAGGCCGTCGTTCCGGAATCGGAAGACGACATCGAAATCGACGAGACCATCGAAGGCGACGACGATGACGATTCCACCTTCATCGCCGACGAGGAAGAAGGCGACGAGGACGTGACCGACATCATCGGCGACGTCGGAGGCGACGAAGAGACTTGAGATAAACCCCGAACTGTGTTCTGGGTTCTGCCCCGCGCGCCGCCCAAGGCGCGCGGAAGATTTACGGGGCCATAGCTCAGCTGGGAGAGCGCTTGCATGGCATGCAAGAGGTCGGCGGTTCGATCCCGCCTGGCTCCACCAGCCTTCGCAGGCTGCGCCTGCTTCGGCTGGGCAAGCCCTATCGTAGCGAAGGCTGCCGCGCCGAAGCCCGCAGGGCGAAGGCGGGCTCGGCAGGCTTGGGCACCGCGTTTGTTTCCTCGACATGCATGGAGAGGCTGCGCCTGCTTCGGCTGGGCAAGCCCTATCGTAGCGAAGGCTGCCGCGCCGGAGCCCGCAGGGCGAAGGCGGGCTCGGCAAGTCCGGGTATCGCGTTGTATCCTCCACGTGCATGGAGGCAGCGCCATGAAGTACGTCTACATTCTCGAGAGTCTCGATTCCAGACACTTCTACGTCGGCATTACCGACGACCTCCGCCCCGACTGGCGAAGCACAATGCCGGCGAGGTGCCGTACACTTCGAAGTACGGGCCCTGGCGGATAAGGACCTACGTTGCGTTCAGCGATGAAGCGTTGGCTATCGCGTTCGAGAAATATCTGAAGTCGGGCTCCGGCCGGGCATTCGCGAAGAAATGCCTCTGACGCCTCGCGCTCGGCTATTGCCCGAGCAACGCATTCAGCCGGTCGCGCAGTGCGATGATGTCTTTCTTCATCGCCGAAAGTTCGGAGATCGAACATGCCGAGGCGGCGAGGATGGACTGGGGCACGGTCCGGGCTGTTTCCCGCAGCGCCTGGCCCTGCGGCGTCAGTGCAATCAGCACCTGCCTTTCATCTTCGGTGCTGCGGGTGCGCTTGACGAGATGCGCCGCCTCCAGCCGCTTGAGCAGCGGCGTCAGCGTGCCGGAATCCAGGAACAGCCGCTCGCCGATATTTTTGACCGGCACGCCGTCGCGCTCCCACAGCACCAGCATCACGAGATATTGCGGATAGGTCAGGCCGAGCCGGTCGAGCAGCGGCTTGTAGACGCGGTTGAACGCGTGCGCGGTCGAATAGATCGCGAAGCAGATTTGGTTATCGAGCCGCAGCGGCTGGTCCGCCGCCTGTTTCCCGACCATGGCTAACCTCATCGCTCAATTGGAGATTCCGGCCCCAATGTGCGCCTCCCGGCGCCGATGTTCAATTGCGAACAATCAAATGTGAAGCCAGACATTTTATGTTGTACACAATCTAATTATGTGCAATATAACTGACATCGAAACCGAAGCAAGCAAGGGAAACCACCCGTGTCCGTGAATGTGCTCTACAAGACCAGCGCCAAGGCTAACGGCGGCCGCGATGGCCGCGCCGCCACGCTCGATGGAACGCTGGACGTCAAGCTCGCCACGCCGAAGGAACTGGGCGGAGGCGGCGGCGCCGGCAATAATCCCGAGCAGCTGTTCGCTGCCGGATATGCCGCCTGTTTCATCGGCGCGATGAAGTTCGTGGCCTCGCAAGGCGGCCCGAAGGTGCCCGCCGATGCGGCGGTGACCTCGACCGTGGGCATCGGGCCGCGCTCGGCCGGCGGCTTTGGCCTCGATATCGATCTCGCCGTTTCCCTGCCGGGCATCCCGCGCGCCGACGCCGAGGCGCTGGTGCAGAAGGCGCACCAGGTATGTCCCTATTCCAACGCCACCCGCGGCAACGTCGATGTTCGCCTGACCGTCGTGTGACGACTGCGCCGAATGGCCCGCCACGACAACGGGCGGGCCGTTCGCCGCATCGGCGTTTGACATGCAACCGGGTGCGGGAAGGCATGGCGCGTTCGCATTTGCGCGCCAACGTCCGTGATGCTTAATGGCCGCGACATTCCCCAAACTTTGCAAGAAACGCCAAGAAGACGCCCATGACGACTGAACCCTCCCCCGGCGCGATGACCGGATTGCGCGTGATCGACCTGACGCGCGTGCTCGGCGGACCCTACTGCACGCAGATCCTCGCCGATCACGGCGCCGACGTGATCAAGGTCGAGCCGCCGGCCGGCGACGAAGTGCGCGACTGGGGGCCTCCGTTCCACGGCGAGGACGCGGCCTATTTCGTCGGTATCAACCGCAACAAGCGCTCGATCGGGCTCGATCTCGCTTCCGAGGGCGGCCGCAGCGTTCTGATGAAGATGCTGGAAGGCGCCGACGTCCTGATCGAGAATTTCAAGCCGGGCACGCTCGACAAATGGGGCATCGGCAACGACGTGCTGCGCGCGAAATTCCCGCGGCTGGTGCACTGCCGGATTTCCGGCTTCGGCGCCGATGGCCCGCGCGGCGGCAATCCCGGCTATGACGCCATCATCCAGGCCATGACCGGCATGATCGCCGCGACCGGCTCGCCGCAGAGCGGCCCGATGCGGATCGGCGTGCCACTGGTCGACATCACCACCGGGCTCTACGCGGCGATCGGCATCCTGATGGCGCTGTCGGAACGGCAGA
The genomic region above belongs to Bradyrhizobium sediminis and contains:
- the sppA gene encoding signal peptide peptidase SppA produces the protein MSLDSDVIVDRRRIRRKLTFWRVVAAVVAIAAVVTVGVVATPAGRGTFTTSGSIARVHIDGLIRSNNDRIEALDRLEKSRAAAVVVHINSPGGTTAGSEQLYDALVRLKAKKPMVVVVEGLAASGGYITAIAADHIVAQQSSLVGSIGVLFQYPNFTELLKTVGVKVEEVKSSPLKAAPNGFEPTSPEARAALDALVKDSYAWFRGLVKSRRGMDDALLEKVADGRVFTGRQALDLKMVDQLGDEKTAIAWLVAQKGVKADLPVRDYKLSPHLSDLTFLRTAASITLDALGLSAIARQVEHAGLAQAVDRLGLDGMLALWQPAGGN
- the cmk gene encoding (d)CMP kinase, which encodes MIIAIDGPAASGKGTLGKRLAHHYGYRHLDTGVIYRAVAKALLDAGADLTDEARAVAVAMELDPEKFGNPALKTQMVGEAASVVSAIPKVREALVNFQRQFAADPPGAVLDGRDIGTVICPNADVKIFVIADPKVRARRRTLEARARGEEADEALVLADILKRDERDQNRAVAPLKAAPDAYLLDNSHLDIEGGVRAAIDIVEAVRAGRQRV
- a CDS encoding integration host factor subunit beta, with the translated sequence MIKSELVQRIAEHNPHLYQRDVENIVNAILDEIVAALARGDRVELRGFGAFSVKHRPARAGRNPRTGAHVPVDQKSVPFFKTGKEMRERLNRDSGASDAGA
- a CDS encoding MarR family winged helix-turn-helix transcriptional regulator, whose translation is MVGKQAADQPLRLDNQICFAIYSTAHAFNRVYKPLLDRLGLTYPQYLVMLVLWERDGVPVKNIGERLFLDSGTLTPLLKRLEAAHLVKRTRSTEDERQVLIALTPQGQALRETARTVPQSILAASACSISELSAMKKDIIALRDRLNALLGQ
- a CDS encoding phosphoribosylanthranilate isomerase, with translation MSLLVKICGLSTRETLDVALQAGADMVGFVFFPPSPRHLSLETARDLGRQAKGRAVKVALTVDADDATLGNIVEVLQPDILQLHGKETVARLRDIKRTFRLPVMKALPVETAADLVPLPGYAAVADRILFDARAPKHATRPGGLGAVFDWHVLENLDLKLPFMVSGGLHAGNVAEAVRVTRAGGVDVSSGVERTPGVKDPEMIRAFIRAARATEELMIR
- a CDS encoding LapA family protein, which translates into the protein MRKFLTALVVIPLGLFFVIFAVANRHLVTVSFDPFNSTYPTVGVTLPLFVVIIAVAILGVVAGGSATWFRQRHWRRAARQHEAEARAARTQLADLRASQAAWRGDPQRLPALTQGGGYGSGGRDKQGATL
- the rpsA gene encoding 30S ribosomal protein S1; the protein is MASTAASYNPSRDDFAAMLDESFAGGNLQESSVIKGKVVAIEKDMAVIDVGLKTEGRVALREFAGPGRESDLKVGDEVEVFLDRIENALGEAVLSRDKARREESWGKLEKAFNNNEKVHGVIFNQVKGGFTVDLDGAVAFLPRSQVDIRPIRDVAPLMNNSQPFQILKMDRRRGNIVVSRRTVLEETRAEQRQELVQNLEEGQVIDGVVKNITDYGAFVDLGGIDGLLHVTDIAWRRVNHPTEVLTIGQTVKVKIIKINHETHRISLGMKQLLDDPWQGIEAKYPLNARFTGRVTNITDYGAFVELEPGIEGLIHVSEMSWTKKNMHPGKIVSTSQEVEVQVLEVDSVKRRISLGLKQTMRNPWEVFVEKFPVGSVVEGEVKNKTEFGLFLGLEGDVDGMVHLSDLDWKLPGEQVIDNFKKGDMVKAVVLDVDVEKERISLGVKQLEGDPFAEPGDVKKGAVVTCEVLEVKESGIEVKISGTDFTTFIKRSELARDRNDQRAERFAVGEKVDARVIQFDKKARKVQVSIKALEVAEEKEAIAQYGSSDSGATLGDILGTALKQRTDK
- a CDS encoding organic hydroperoxide resistance protein — encoded protein: MSVNVLYKTSAKANGGRDGRAATLDGTLDVKLATPKELGGGGGAGNNPEQLFAAGYAACFIGAMKFVASQGGPKVPADAAVTSTVGIGPRSAGGFGLDIDLAVSLPGIPRADAEALVQKAHQVCPYSNATRGNVDVRLTVV
- a CDS encoding TIGR02300 family protein; the protein is MAKSDLGTKRICPTTGKKFYDLNKSPVISPYTGEVVPIAPIAPPRTRADAAARAAAASAAANAEATPEPAEAEELVSLEEADAEENTGKVKAVVPESEDDIEIDETIEGDDDDDSTFIADEEEGDEDVTDIIGDVGGDEET
- the aroA gene encoding 3-phosphoshikimate 1-carboxyvinyltransferase, which codes for MTQSDQPRPLESRASGPLTGKVRVPGDKSISHRALILGALAVGETRISGLLEGEDVLNTAKSMRALGAKVERTGDFAWVVRGVGVGGFAEPQAALDFGNSGTGCRLVMGAVAGCPITAVFDGDASLRSRPMRRVLDPLELMGAKVVASGEGGRLPLTLQGARDPLPILYRTPVASAQIKSAVLLAGLAAPGVTTVIETEASRDHTELMLKHFGAEIVSTREGSHGRKISLTGQPELHGAEVVVPADPSSAAFPIVAALIVENSDLVLSDVMTNPLRTGLFTTLREMGGSIEESQVRGDAGEPMAQFRVRASKLRGVEVPPERAPSMIDEYLVLAVAAAFAEGTTIMRGLQELRVKESDRLEATAAMLRVNGVKVEISGDDLIVEGRGHVPGGGLVATHMDHRIAMSALAMGLASDKPVKVDDTAFIATSFPDFIPMMRGLGAEFS